One genomic window of Carassius gibelio isolate Cgi1373 ecotype wild population from Czech Republic chromosome A10, carGib1.2-hapl.c, whole genome shotgun sequence includes the following:
- the LOC128021396 gene encoding Golgi phosphoprotein 3, giving the protein MASLTQRNSGLVQRRTEASRSAAAADKEKSPGEDEHESRRGEEDDDDQGDAKETRLTLMEEVLLLGLKDREGYTSFWNDCISSGLRGCMLIELAIRGRLQLEVSGMRRKSLLTRKVICKSDAPTGDMLLDEALKHVKETQPPETVQSWIELLSGETWNPLKLHYQLRNVRERLAKNLVEKGVLTTEKQNFLLFDMTTHPLTNNTIKQRLVRKVQEAVLEKWVNDPQRMDKRVLALLFLAHSSDVLENAFAPLLDDQYDLAMKRVRVLLDLEPEAEAAKSGANELLWAVVAAFTK; this is encoded by the exons ATGGCTTCCCTAACGCAGAGAAACTCGGGCCTGGTGCAGAGACGGACCGAGGCCTCGCGTAGCGCCGCCGCCGCGGATAAAGAGAAAAGCCCCGGAGAGGATGAGCACGAGTCCCGCCGCGGAGAAGAGGACGACGACGACCAGGGAGACGCTAAAGAAACGCGGCTGACTTTGATGGAAGAGGTGCTGCTGCTCGGACTCAAGGATAGAGAG GGTTACACATCATTCTGGAATGATTGCATATCGTCTGGACTGAGAGGATGCATGCTGATTGAACTTGCCATAAGAGGACGCCTGCAACTAGAGGTGTCTGGAATGAGGAGGAAAAGCCTGCTAACCAGAAAG GTGATTTGTAAATCGGATGCCCCCACTGGAGATATGTTGTTAGACGAGGCATTGAAACATGTTAAAGAGACTCAGCCTCCAGAGACAGTCCAGAGCTGGATTGAGTTGTTAAGTG GTGAAACCTGGAATCCGTTGAAGCTGCACTACCAGTTGCGAAACGTGCGAGAGCGCTTGGCTAAGAACTTGGTGGAGAAGGGAGTTCTCACCACAGAGAAGCAAAACTTCCTGCTTTTTGACATGACCACCCACCCGCTCACCAACAACACCATCAAGCAGCGGCTGGTGCGCAAGGTCCAGGAGGCTGTCCTGGAGAAATGGGTCAACGATCCCCAACGGATGGATAAGCGTGTACTGGCGCTGCTGTTCCTGGCACATTCTTCTGATGTTCTGGAGAACGCCTTCGCTCCTCTGCTGGACGACCAGTACGATCTGGCCATGAAGAGGGTGCGGGTGCTTCTGGATCTCGAGCCTGAGGCTGAAGCTGCTAAGTCAGGCGCCAATGAGCTGCTATGGGCGGTGGTGGCCGCTTTCACCAAATGA